AAACCGTAGGTTTTCATAGTATCCTTATGTACTCTGAGCCTGAAGAAAGGATACCATTGTGCCTAGGAAACGCACTACCACATAGTGTTACCGGTGAAATACCGAAAGGCGTTGTTGCAGGAACCGGTGGTGCATATGATCAAGGAAATCAGCCAGGGCTTGGAAGAACGGTACGAGTTCGAGCTTGAGCGGATCGAGTGTGATGTCAACCATGTTCATTGGTTATGTAGCTTGCATCCGAAGTATGGTCCCGGGGCATTTGTGCGATTATACAAGAGCATCACAGCGAAGCAGTTGTTTCAGGCGTTGCCGGAATTGAGAAAAGAGCTGTGGGGCGGAGAGTTCTGGAGTGACGGGGATTATGTAGCGACAGTCGGAGTCCGGGGCGACTGGAGCGTGGTGGAAAGACACATAAAACAACAAGGTGAAGACCCGCAAGAAGTGCAATTACGGATGTTCTAATTGCATACCCTGCGGTCTCTGCCGCAGGGTTCTTGATTCAACCATCTAAACCAGGGTGACGGATTTATGAAGATAAACCTTACCATAATCATTTCCATTCTGCTGACAGCAGGGCTGGTGGCGCTGGGGTTTACCTCCTGGCAGGTCTACCAGGAGAGGCAACGCCTTCATATTGATCTGGAACGCCGGGCAGTCTTGCTGGGTGAAAGCATCAGCGATGGCCTGGTTGCACAGTTGGAGAAGGGTCGAATCAAACCAGTACAGAGGATAATCGACCGGGTCAACCAAAGCTCTTCCCGTCTGAGCGGACTGGCGGTATATGATTTAAGAGACAGCATTGTGGCGCTGACAGAGGGATTCATTCCGCATAAGTCGGCGGTTGTGGAGTTCCGGAACCGGCAGTTTGGCTCAGATAGCTTAGCGGCTTCCTTCCAGCGAAGCGGAGGCCGACAGGTGTATCTTTTCATACGGGCGCTATCCGGGGATTCCCTGAAGGCGGGCATGTTGGTAGCCGTTTATGATGCCAGCTACATAGACCGACAGATAGCGGGTATTTGGAAGGGCAGTTTCATCCGGTGGTTCGTGCAGGCACTGGTCATTGCCTTTGTAACGTTATTGGTTATACGCTGGAGCATCTTGCGGCCATTGGATACACTGGTTGACTGGATGAGGGATATTCGCACCAGCGGCAAATCGCGAGGTCGCCCTCCCCCGGCTTTTTTTGAGCCTTTGAAGAAAGAGGTTGACCAGATGGCCGATACCATAGCGGAAGCAAGGGCCATGGCTACCGAGGAAGCCAAACTGCGAGCTACCGCTGAGGCTATATGGACCCCGGAACGCCTTAAAGAGGAGGTGCGTCAGCTGCTGGATGGCCGGGTATTGGTTGCCGTATCCAATCGCGAGCCTTATATGCATGTCCACCGGGGCAAGGCGGTCGATTGCATAGTCCCGGCCAGCGGGCTGGTTACCGCCATGGAACCGGTGCTCAAGGCCTGCGGAGGAATATGGGTGGCGGCGGGCATGGGCGATGCCGACCGGGAAACGGTTGACGACAAGAATGTGATACGGGTGCCGCCCGATGATCCCCGCTATACTCTGCGCAGGGTCTGGATGTCCAAGGAAGAGGAGGAAGGTTTCTACTATGGGTTTTCCAACGAAGGTCTGTGGCCCCTCTGTCATGTGGCCCATGCCCGTCCCACCTTCCGGATCGAAGATTGGCGGTACTACCAGGAGATAAACATCCGGTTCGCCGATGTGGTGATCGAGGAGGTCCACGGACTGGAAAAGCCCTTGATACTGGTTCAGGATTACCATTTTGCCCTATTGCCCCGCCTGATCAAGAAGCGGCGGCCCGATGCCCAGGTGGCAATCTTTTGGCACATACCCTGGCCCAATCCGGAGTCTTTCGGGATCTGTCCCTGGCAGAAGGACCTTCTGTATGGAATGCTGGGCGCGGATATGATAGGTTTCCATACCCAGTATCACTGCAATAACTTCATGGAGACGGTTGACCGGGCGCTGGAATCGCAGATAACCTGGGAGCATTTTTCGGTCAAGATCGCCGGACATACCACCCTGGTGAAGCCGTTTCCCATCAGCATTGCCTTTACACCCCGGGATTTTGAAGCAACTGGTACTCCGTCCACGGTCGGGGAGCTCCTTAAGGAATACGGCATCAAGGCTGAAATCATCGGTGTCGGGGTTGACCGTATAGATTACACCAAGGGCATCGTCGAGCGTTTTCTGGCCATCGAACGTTTTCTGGAGCGTTATCCGGCCTATCAGGGAAAGTTCACATTCGTGGAGCTGGGCGCCCCCAGCCGCACCCACATCAAGCGCTATGCCGACATGGTCAGCGAGGTGGAAGCTGAGGCCGAACGCATCAACTGGCGCTTCAAGACCAAGGAATGGAGACCGATCCTTTTCCTGAAAAAACATCACAGCCATCAGGATATCCAGCCGTGGTACCGGGCCGCCCAAGTGTGCCTGGTCACTTCGCTTCATGACGGCATGAACCTGGTAGCCAAAGAATTCATCGCCTCGCGCGGGACCAACGATGGGACGTTGATCCTGAGCCGTTTTGCCGGGGCTGCCCGTGAGCTGCGGGATGCGCTGATAGTCAATCCCTACGATGTCGAACAGACGGCCGAAGCCTTACGGTTTGCCCTGGAGATGCCGGTTGCCGAACAACAGGAAAGGATGCAGCGGATGCGGCAGCAGCTGGTCTCGCACAACATCTATCTGTGGGCCGCCGACCTGATAAGAGAACTGACGGCCATCCGCCTACCAGTAAATACCGCCGGCGGGCCCAAGACCGAAGAGACAGGTGCCACATGAACTATAGAATCACACAGCCTTTCCTGTTCATGACCTCATCCTCCCTGGTCACGGTCACCGGCCGGCGGGCAGCCGACCTGAAGGAGTTGCTGGACGGGATCAAGGAAGTGCCGGGCTCCTCCATCTATCATCACAGCCACCAGGCCTATAGGGAATGGCAAACCTTCGACCGTCCTCCAGTCCACGATTTCGGATACTGGGCCGGTGAGGTGCTGAGGGAGCGAAGCCTGGGGGAAAAGCTGAGCACAATAGACCCCACCCAGCATGACGACGTGCGGGGCTTCCGGGACGAAATGATCCGGGTCATCGAAAAGCATTTGGAAGGAAAGCCGCTGCTCAACCGCTGCCCTCCCGGCAGCGAGTTCTCCTTCTGCCAGTCGGTGTCGGTGATTAGCAGCACCGGAATCAAGGCCGGGGATCTCGGGGAATTTATGGCAGCACTTGGCTTGGTGACCAACCGCAGCCTTTATTATCATCTGTTCGAGGCCCGGCTCAGGCTGCACCGGGCCGACAACGATTTTTCGATTTGGATGCGGGAACAACTGAAAAAGCAGGAGTTGGCCGAGCAGATCAGCCGGCTGGACATCGCGGTCCACAGCCTGGATCAGATCCGGGCCCGCCTGTTCGCGATACTGGGGCAGCATCAGGGCATTTCCGCCCTGGAGCTGGTGCGCCGGGTAGCGCAATTGCCAGTTGACATGGTTGAATCCCTGTTGACCGAGAT
The DNA window shown above is from candidate division TA06 bacterium and carries:
- a CDS encoding trehalose-6-phosphate synthase, with the protein product MKINLTIIISILLTAGLVALGFTSWQVYQERQRLHIDLERRAVLLGESISDGLVAQLEKGRIKPVQRIIDRVNQSSSRLSGLAVYDLRDSIVALTEGFIPHKSAVVEFRNRQFGSDSLAASFQRSGGRQVYLFIRALSGDSLKAGMLVAVYDASYIDRQIAGIWKGSFIRWFVQALVIAFVTLLVIRWSILRPLDTLVDWMRDIRTSGKSRGRPPPAFFEPLKKEVDQMADTIAEARAMATEEAKLRATAEAIWTPERLKEEVRQLLDGRVLVAVSNREPYMHVHRGKAVDCIVPASGLVTAMEPVLKACGGIWVAAGMGDADRETVDDKNVIRVPPDDPRYTLRRVWMSKEEEEGFYYGFSNEGLWPLCHVAHARPTFRIEDWRYYQEINIRFADVVIEEVHGLEKPLILVQDYHFALLPRLIKKRRPDAQVAIFWHIPWPNPESFGICPWQKDLLYGMLGADMIGFHTQYHCNNFMETVDRALESQITWEHFSVKIAGHTTLVKPFPISIAFTPRDFEATGTPSTVGELLKEYGIKAEIIGVGVDRIDYTKGIVERFLAIERFLERYPAYQGKFTFVELGAPSRTHIKRYADMVSEVEAEAERINWRFKTKEWRPILFLKKHHSHQDIQPWYRAAQVCLVTSLHDGMNLVAKEFIASRGTNDGTLILSRFAGAARELRDALIVNPYDVEQTAEALRFALEMPVAEQQERMQRMRQQLVSHNIYLWAADLIRELTAIRLPVNTAGGPKTEETGAT